The following nucleotide sequence is from Candidatus Polarisedimenticolaceae bacterium.
AACTCTCCGACGGCGTCCGGCGTTGCCGCGAGGCGCCGTTCGTGGACGTTGAGGACCTTCATCGATCCCTCGAGATTCCGAACCGCGTGCGCAGCAACGCGTCGTATTCCCGCTCATCCGCCAAAACCCGCTCCCGCCGCACTCCCTTCTCGGTCTCGATGAGCTTCATCCCGCTCAGCGTGATCCGCCCCGACGGGGTCGCGAGGGAGCAGACGCGGTTCTGCGTGAAGTGCGAGTCGGGGGAAGTCTGGTGGTACCGGCACATCGGCTCGTACTCCGCGAGGTCGTGCGCCTCGAGGCCGAAGCGGTACTGAGGCGCCCACACGTCCCCCTCGCCCCGCCGGGACAACACGCGCCGGTCCCCGACGGCGTCGATCCGGAACGCGTCGGCCCCCTGAACCTGCTCCCCGACGGCGTCGAGGCGCAGCGGCTGCCGGAACGAATCCCCGAACCCGACGTCCACGAGCCACGGCCCCGCGAGCGCGACCCGCAGCGCCATGTGGTCGAACGGCGGGCCGTACCCTCCGTCGCGCGTCGCGACCTCGGCGGCGAGGAGGTCGACGTCGAATCCGAGCTCGCGCAGCAGCTCGGCGAAGAGGCCGTTGAGCTCGTAGCAGAACCCGCCGCGCCGCCGCACGACGATCTTGTCGAACAGCGCCTCCTCGTCGAGGACGATCGGCTCCCCCCAGTGGATGCTCAGGTTCTCGAAGGGGACCGAGAGCAGGTGCGCGACGTGGAGATGGAGCAGGGACGCCGCGTCGCTCCCGACGGGGCGGCGGATGCCGATGCGGTCGAGGTAGGCGGCGACGTTCACGGACGAGCCTCCCCGGGGGGCGCGCGCTCAACGCTCTGCAGCACGCTCGACGGCGATCATCTTAGCGGCGCGGGCCCCCCAGTCCGCGTAGATCCCCGGTCCGGGGTGGAAACCGTCCGTCGCCATGTGCTCGACGGCGAGCAGGGGCGTCAGCTCGAGGTAGCGCGCGTCGGGCTCCAGGCGCAGCTCCCGCTCGAGGGACGCGCTCCAGGATCTCGC
It contains:
- a CDS encoding arylamine N-acetyltransferase, which produces MNVAAYLDRIGIRRPVGSDAASLLHLHVAHLLSVPFENLSIHWGEPIVLDEEALFDKIVVRRRGGFCYELNGLFAELLRELGFDVDLLAAEVATRDGGYGPPFDHMALRVALAGPWLVDVGFGDSFRQPLRLDAVGEQVQGADAFRIDAVGDRRVLSRRGEGDVWAPQYRFGLEAHDLAEYEPMCRYHQTSPDSHFTQNRVCSLATPSGRITLSGMKLIETEKGVRRERVLADEREYDALLRTRFGISRDR